One window from the genome of Streptomyces sp. NBC_00708 encodes:
- a CDS encoding GNAT family N-acetyltransferase: MADVQRTTASSVRIEPWSDDDLELLRRANAPELMAHLGGPETEEQLAGRHARYVALSADRTGRGRMFRIALAGGAEAVGTIGFWERPWRDQEVYETGWTVLPEFQGLGIASAATRAVADAARAERKHRYLHAYPSVDNGPSNGVCRKAGFTLLGECEIEYPPGHPLLTNDWRLDLRADG, encoded by the coding sequence ATGGCCGATGTGCAGCGCACCACAGCGTCATCCGTACGGATCGAGCCCTGGTCGGACGACGACCTGGAGCTGCTCCGCAGAGCCAACGCACCGGAGCTGATGGCCCATCTGGGCGGCCCGGAGACGGAGGAGCAGCTGGCAGGGCGCCATGCGCGCTACGTGGCGCTGAGCGCCGACCGGACGGGCCGGGGACGGATGTTCCGCATCGCCCTGGCCGGCGGGGCGGAGGCGGTGGGCACCATCGGCTTCTGGGAGCGGCCCTGGCGGGACCAGGAGGTGTACGAGACGGGCTGGACGGTCCTCCCGGAGTTCCAGGGCCTGGGCATCGCGTCGGCCGCGACGCGCGCGGTGGCCGACGCGGCGCGCGCCGAGCGCAAGCACCGCTATCTGCACGCCTATCCGTCCGTGGACAACGGCCCGTCGAACGGCGTGTGCCGCAAGGCGGGCTTCACGCTGCTCGGTGAGTGCGAGATCGAGTACCCGCCGGGGCACCCGCTGCTGACGAACGACTGGCGGCTGGACCTGCGCGCCGACGGCTGA
- a CDS encoding helix-turn-helix domain-containing protein, producing the protein MAGPEGPRRDTRGIVDAPELFTHVQFRRREPATALRPYLEHYWLIDWDLSQPYASHLVPHPSVNLVFERYAGCGDEEAGYAEVSGIGLELFTQKLEGRGRVCGVQFRPGGFRPFAPGAPVSRWTGRRLPVADVFAPPAPPAAVLDPEAEDDRIAALDAYLLALGPEPDPRADLAMALVDLVRTDRTILRVGGLARAEGVSARSLQRLFAAYVGVGPKWVILRYRIHEALERAGAGPDVDWAALAADLGYSDQAHLVRDFTATLGVPPTALAAR; encoded by the coding sequence ATGGCCGGTCCCGAAGGTCCTCGGCGCGACACCCGGGGCATCGTCGACGCGCCCGAGCTGTTCACGCACGTACAGTTCCGGCGCCGCGAGCCCGCGACCGCGCTGCGGCCGTATCTGGAGCACTACTGGCTGATCGACTGGGACCTCTCCCAGCCGTACGCCTCCCATCTCGTCCCGCACCCCAGCGTCAACCTCGTCTTCGAGCGGTACGCGGGCTGCGGCGACGAGGAGGCGGGGTACGCCGAGGTCTCGGGCATCGGCCTGGAGCTGTTCACGCAGAAGCTGGAAGGGCGCGGGCGGGTGTGCGGGGTGCAGTTCCGGCCGGGCGGCTTCCGGCCGTTCGCGCCCGGGGCACCCGTCTCGCGGTGGACGGGCCGGCGGCTGCCGGTGGCCGACGTGTTCGCGCCGCCCGCCCCGCCCGCCGCCGTGCTGGACCCGGAGGCCGAGGACGACCGGATCGCCGCGCTCGACGCGTATCTGCTGGCACTCGGACCCGAGCCCGACCCGCGCGCCGATCTGGCGATGGCCCTGGTCGACCTGGTGCGCACCGACCGCACGATCCTGCGCGTCGGCGGACTCGCCCGCGCCGAGGGTGTGTCGGCCCGCTCGCTGCAACGGCTGTTCGCCGCGTACGTGGGCGTCGGGCCCAAGTGGGTCATCCTGCGCTACCGCATCCACGAGGCGCTGGAGCGCGCCGGCGCGGGCCCGGACGTGGACTGGGCGGCCCTCGCCGCCGACCTCGGCTACAGCGACCAGGCGCACCTGGTCAGGGACTTCACGGCGACGCTCGGGGTACCGCCCACTGCGCTGGCCGCCCGCTGA
- a CDS encoding NAD(P)H-binding protein yields the protein MLTLVTGCRGRVGSALTALLHQGGHPVRAASRNAAELTPPAGVPAVTCDLGDPSTFPEALKGVDSVFLYAEPAHIDAFLTAAQEAGVRHIVLLSSSSVLVPDPASNPIAASHHAVEQALLASPLTATLLRPGAFATNAYGWAGSFRSGRPVDLPYPRSEGSPIDENDIAEAALAALTDPALQGAAYHLTGPASLSAAEQVAVLAEAAGTPAVVNEVSPAAWKEAMSSFMPAEVADGLLSYWASTDGVPAEVADGVEKLTGRPARTFADWAAGHAAAFRP from the coding sequence ATGCTCACGCTCGTCACCGGATGCCGCGGCCGCGTCGGCTCCGCCCTCACCGCCCTCCTCCACCAGGGCGGCCACCCCGTCCGCGCCGCCTCGCGCAACGCCGCCGAGCTGACCCCGCCGGCCGGCGTCCCCGCCGTGACCTGCGACCTCGGCGACCCGAGCACGTTCCCCGAGGCACTGAAGGGCGTCGACTCCGTCTTCCTGTACGCGGAACCCGCGCACATCGACGCCTTCCTCACCGCCGCCCAGGAGGCCGGAGTACGGCACATCGTGCTGCTGTCCTCCAGCTCGGTCCTCGTCCCGGACCCGGCCTCCAACCCGATCGCCGCCTCGCACCACGCGGTGGAGCAGGCCCTGCTCGCCTCGCCGCTCACCGCGACCCTGCTGCGCCCCGGCGCCTTCGCCACCAACGCCTACGGCTGGGCCGGCTCCTTCCGCTCCGGGCGCCCCGTCGACCTGCCGTACCCCCGCAGCGAGGGCAGCCCCATCGACGAGAACGACATCGCCGAAGCCGCCCTCGCCGCGCTCACCGACCCGGCGCTCCAGGGCGCCGCGTACCACCTCACCGGCCCCGCGTCCCTCAGCGCCGCCGAGCAGGTCGCGGTCCTGGCCGAAGCGGCCGGCACCCCGGCCGTGGTCAACGAGGTGAGCCCGGCCGCCTGGAAGGAGGCGATGTCCTCGTTCATGCCGGCGGAGGTCGCCGACGGGCTGCTCTCCTACTGGGCGTCCACCGACGGCGTCCCCGCCGAAGTGGCCGACGGGGTGGAGAAGCTGACCGGCCGCCCGGCCCGCACGTTCGCCGACTGGGCCGCCGGGCACGCCGCCGCCTTCCGCCCCTGA